In Plasmodium coatneyi strain Hackeri chromosome 3, complete sequence, a genomic segment contains:
- a CDS encoding Protein kinase domain containing protein, which yields MEGGVNDEGGEHTVKGKNSSRGKDRIRGGNRSGSKRGSKQGSINSSKISTINSSKISTINSSKNSSKSSSAESSKISKNSSKNSIVGNSKNSSISNSKTSSTNSSLNKMDVKSSSDSRAPSCNSGDFCDPRNEFHMQNTDQENCGKSQKDNIKFTQVNNSHSNYDNQAVRQSYDAITSNELSANKANMCFSNNSAMNYHPSMRDGNNNLIKPNNVGYLDYNILNSNHVYNMNKVYIDGNPFAIKTSTTDNNLLNMSSDYFNNAMKCYDYHNCSNLTYHTGMLNTSTSENQKNYSNNSSPHKSDYLKYNLYSVNSIHNNLNFSNVSNSNNVNSNVTTPASDAMNYNPISNSCNVKYTPNILDSTPVRNINFSKAKDLHFIHSNKAFLQDSDLSNHSYRKLKNENLSPNCCTPVCNVISIVDPSRYISNNRSKHPNKDLLKTNALSSTDSSVAKEDVNAFVSAELGIAGNHRAKLQTRGTESCEEVVSQESAERTKRGYKHERGETRKKDAGMGEDKQSDKKKENTYILKNDSNTQNKKRKSSGNSSNADFTCGKPRGKSSDQDRERCNTNEQKKDLKEENFAVTITKNQKSRRSVTNENQQLKNEEQNYNCKKDTHECSYKKGAREIPSKGSSKNQIVVHKRNSQVLTKIMNFHGSDEDIKNDSISHKKKSNIEHTKGDELPDIVKSSTIKDRLRSRSSKEQAEKNKALQDSTNGKNLSKYDFLMNRNTVFNNVPRENKKEEKKKVTSPNFFEEKCTNSKLVQNDNTVEKKRKLEDISQGKADSKGEPVSDVVSKNEKKLKTLKTLKTNEDPKDEKNARVLSSAVSTKGNSQKDKGKEKARQDQTHVSNASTGGNKNCAKAKNGDVVKGENLAGKKQNEKINETGALKVESRKKDDRKAEQGKTSEKVKEAKRAIQVQNGEHLLAVQTTLLHKMKEKNSIEETDTKEPSEVTVETEEVATGESNLDKGDKKEASLQGKFSQKQTKNPLEGKNSIRENGRERCSNEDGNAERGFSQMKLRQRETSKAKGINKEVAKPAIHAICEKKKTSQMNNPIRGKCEAVAKEEGVMLGSTQADASVDAVDGYKKKEDIVRKEQPKGHKRCSKQNGPMDEEKKGGIRNITELKPNICNAHPAKEAAEKLETPNIANKDVNKKLNDEKINIMGPNGKVLDKDKYKITDSVIYPNDTKIVQVKLKKKKSVKVLAQDLQSETNEKSDSVHEKTNKIWPNLGYINYVGNLVGNGSFGHVRKALYNIEDNIKDLKFYIDKVKSPEFAHLLKEYSTLNNLEHDDEKDEAEANPDATYSSNACSLKRRRPNSLSLNDGSPPVSDQKKVNRGIQNDITNFQMNKRKESRNIQEPILEEHEKENQCPCCDLKGNVPLAIKEIDVNRKGMDYQFLREQEMMGHFNSNVIKPISTKNGNLEERRNYEILMHCAHGDLKRLLQNLLIHRKKEFEKRKKINKILKLIHIIFGEKYKCYKNENKGEYTCIGLCYQKLKNVKMKLNNIIVEVELPTLDLIYDSINAYNCGLTELECKFLFFQIANGISFLQTCHQSNIIRLTDVKLQNILVFTNDQNIFNPFKWHLCISDFGCSVMEYATYHLENLRGCTEQYKIDVRQWKQELINQLSSFFQGTVYTMAPEGLCYDHKGNFRHSQYNPLMYFYEQNFGNIDDRFAELQKSVTGALGNVGKEKGLNKNSRTNFYCSAKENTQDKQNAPQGNPDGSNNAKVNTQDKQNIPLGNPDGANNAKVNTQDKQNIPQGNPDGSNNANGEMEKEKNAPSEKDPSQKKELPSEKGNTEQAGNEKCKGKDHSNVKDQEKDKMKDQSNDQGKAKGQSEVQSKKGQNESKKKMNNTSTEYFPFDARCDSWALGIILADLGKCGMGSYDYIASENFRASYINCLANSKNVDLNSIVMNDLNFSEGEEVFYLQCIMHYYDITSLEWGDECLENEELKMRERKGDEPKSGSTTEERGANNGGNAPNKAENKAANKEANKAVNNAVGNLENRPRDNAIAQDMYQGTDKPRGKRHRDHRCSPGRSNSSKHHSKRAKGMEIKLEDNVNDFSKQSKGNLAFRRNDPRNEPRNDEEKNHIEGNNSEQGKKNKTDDDDDSEDLELFTDLYREFVLKYKDLVKEDKLPYLKQEFVNYFKDNKYMITGKNIEKKILFLFLIINNNLMYSDDNEYHSFLKTDIAIRNIGSGIFKFRDKGEKEKYLVDFRANLHKEHMNGNKDYWHSRLTNKYLAYILKEICHKNFCDRKKNIKRCFSRFEYPLYYSNDYWNLLTLLLNYVPYERLLSSEVLGHDFFSNPSEKIKHIVATADDDSLDLFSQKELLYVIRKNYVQEKKENKYVCNPFLRKNEDKTATEESESNMGDKSLQLRSNKGISSNCVTKSVERRVSAGREKERNLSKMSCTVGSEKNANQQKKHMTSLHNIITEHMKNRCDFCDKVKDCLNYRNVLEKINKLENSLLTVNQRDQRDVSRTWGTNAPVRSTQNWRQRSICNNVYYFLNEASIFAQLTKLDIFMKEHLPFEHLYLPMCNEKTNKDKLQVNFFFKPMYFYSLPYKIIHAWYTGPLHIYLNHPGIPDYINSICLRESHTLRRKEIHFWNCENIVMQSALKLKRLLNCSDDFLCTPYVSHIIGKHLLIKKQLLLKDLHKKEENA from the coding sequence atggaaggaggcGTGAATGATGAAGGTGGGGAACACACTgtaaaaggtaaaaatagCAGCCGTGGTAAAGACAGAATTAGAGGTGGAAATAGAAGCGGAAGTAAAAGAGGCAGTAAGCAGGGAAGTATCAACAGTAGTAAAATTAGCACTATCAACAGTAGTAAAATTAGCACTATCAACAGCAGTAAAAACAGTAGTAAAAGTAGCAGTGCCGAAAGTAGTAAAATCAGTAAGAACAGTAGTAAAAATAGCATTGTGGGCAATAGTAAAAATAGCAGTATCAGCAATAGTAAGACTAGCAGTACCAACAGCAgtttgaacaaaatggacgtGAAATCTTCCAGTGATTCACGCGCCCCAAGTTGCAACAGTGGAGACTTTTGCGACCCAAGAAACGAATTCCACATGCAGAATACGGATCAGGAAAATTGCGGAAAATCACAAAAGGACAATATAAAATTCACACAGGTAAATAATTCCCATTCGAATTACGACAACCAAGCAGTTAGACAGAGTTACGACGCGATTACATCTAATGAACTAAGTGCGAACAAAGCAAATATGTGTTTCTCAAATAATAGCGCTATGAATTACCACCCCTCAATGCGTGATGGGAAtaacaatttaataaaacCAAATAATGTGGGTTACTTAGATTATAATATACTGAATTCTAACCATGTCTACAATATGAATAAAGTGTACATTGACGGGAATCCATTCGCCATTAAGACAAGCACAACAGACAATAATTTACTAAACATGAGTTCTgattattttaataatgcAATGAAATGTTACGATTACCACAATTGTAGCAACTTGACATATCATACTGGTATGCTAAACACGAGCACATCAGAAAATCAGAAAAATTATTCCAACAACTCAAGTCCGCATAAAAGTGATTACTTGAAATATAACCTGTATTCTGTTAATTCTATACATAATAATCTGAACTTTTCCAATGTATCCAATTCGAATAATGTGAATAGCAACGTTACCACCCCTGCTTCAGATGCAATGAATTATAACCCCATAAGCAACTCATGCAACGTGAAGTACACACCTAACATTCTCGATTCTACACCAGTAAGAAATATCAACTTTTCGAAGGCGAAGGATCTCCATTTTATCCACTCCAACAAGGCATTTTTGCAGGACTCTGATTTGTCTAATCATTCCtatagaaaattaaaaaatgaaaatttgtCGCCAAATTGTTGTACGCCCGTGTGTAATGTAATCTCCATCGTGGATCCTTCTAGATACATTTCGAACAATCGTAGCAAACATCCAAATAAAGACCTCTTAAAAACTAATGCTTTAAGTAGCACTGATTCTAGCGTAGCGAAGGAAGACGTGAATGCGTTCGTTTCTGCGGAACTGGGAATCGCTGGTAACCATAGGGCGAAATTGCAAACTAGGGGAACTGAAAGTTGTGAAGAAGTGGTGTCCCAGGAAAGTGCAGAAAGAACAAAGCGAGGTTACAAACACGAACGAGGAGAAACACGCAAAAAAGACGCAGGCATGGGGGAAGACAAACAgagcgacaaaaaaaaggaaaacacatACATACTGAAAAACGATTCAAATacgcaaaataaaaaacgtaAAAGCTCAGGAAATTCATCAAATGCAGATTTCACATGTGGAAAACCAAGAGGAAAGTCTTCTGATCAAGACAGAGAAAGATGCAAcacaaatgaacagaaaaaagatttaaaggaggaaaacttcGCAGTGACCATAACAAAAAACCAAAAGAGTAGAAGAAGTGTAACAAATGAAAATCAACAATTGAAGAATGAAGAGCAAAATTACAATTGTAAAAAAGATACACACGAATGCAGTTACAAAAAGGGCGCAAGAGAAATCCCCTCAAAAGGAAGCAGTAAAAATCAAATAGTTGTGCATAAAAGAAATAGCCAAGTTTTGACAAAGATAATGAATTTCCATGGTTCGGATGaagatataaaaaatgattcCATCTCTCATAAAAAGAAATCTAACATAGAGCACACAAAAGGTGATGAACTCCCCGACATTGTTAAATCGAGTACGATAAAGGATAGGTTGAGATCACGATCATCAAAAGAacaggcagaaaaaaataaagcctTACAGGATAgtacaaatgggaaaaatctGTCGAAATATGATTTCCTCATGAATCGAAATACCGTTTTTAATAATGTTCccagggaaaataaaaaagaagagaaaaaaaaagtgacctCCCCgaatttttttgaagaaaagtGCACCAATTCGAAACTAGTGCAAAACGATAATacggtggaaaaaaaaagaaaacttgAAGACATCAGCCAAGGAAAAGCCGACTCAAAAGGTGAGCCCGTCTCTGACGTGGTgagcaaaaatgagaaaaaattgaaaacatTGAAAACATTGAAAACAAATGAGGATccaaaggatgaaaaaaatgcccgTGTTTTAAGCAGTGCAGTTAGCACGAAAGGCAATAGCCAAAAAgacaaaggaaaggaaaaagctcGTCAAGACCAAACACATGTTTCTAATGCCAGCacggggggaaataaaaattgtgctaaagcaaaaaatggggatgtGGTCAAAGGGGAGAATCTCGctggaaagaagcaaaatgaaaaaataaatgaaacaGGCGCTTTAAAGGTGGAAAGTCGCAAAAAGGATGATAGGAAAGCGgaacaaggaaaaacaagtgaaaaagtgaaggaagccAAAAGGGCTATACAGGTCCAAAATGGAGAACACCTTCTAGCAGTGCAAACTACATTACTCcataaaatgaaagaaaaaaacagtatAGAAGAAACGGACACAAAGGAACCAAGCGAAGTAACGGTCGAAACGGAAGAGGTTGCAACCGGAGAAAGTAATCTGGACAAGGGCGATAAAAAAGAGGCGTCTTTGCAAGggaaattttcacaaaagCAGACAAAAAATCCTTtggagggaaaaaactcTATTAGAGAGAACGGTAGAGAAAGATGCAGTAATGAAGATGGTAATGCGGAAAGGGGTTTTTCTCAAATGAAACTTCGACAGAGGGAAACCTCCAAAGCGAAAGGAATTAACAAAGAAGTGGCCAAACCAGCCATTCATGCAATctgcgaaaagaaaaaaacatcccaAATGAACAACCCGATTAGAGGCAAGTGCGAAGCAGTTgcgaaagaagaaggagtaaTGTTAGGCAGTACACAGGCGGACGCCTCCGTGGACGCAGTAGAcgggtataaaaaaaaggaagacatcGTAAGAAAAGAGCAACCAAAAGGTCACAAGCGGTGTAGCAAACAAAACGGCCCCATGgatgaggaaaagaaagggggaataaGGAACATCACGGAACTTAAACCAAACATATGTAATGCACATCCCGCAAAGGAAGCCGCAGAAAAATTAGAGACACCCAATATTGCGAATAAggatgtaaataaaaaactgaacgatgaaaaaataaatataatggGCCCAAATGGAAAGGTACTCGATAAggacaaatataaaattacaGACTCAGTGATTTATCCCAATGAtacaaaaattgtacaagtaaaacttaaaaaaaaaaaaagcgtgaAGGTGTTAGCGCAAGATTTACAATCAGAGACAAATGAGAAGAGCGATTCAGTACATGAAAAGACAAATAAAATTTGGCCAAACTTGGGCTACATCAACTACGTAGGTAACCTTGTCGGGAACGGTTCCTTTGGCCATGTCAGAAAGGCTTTGTATAACATAGAAGATAACATAAAGGacttaaaattttacattgACAAGGTGAAAAGTCCAGAATTTGCACACCTGTTAAAGGAGTATAGCACGCTGAACAACTTGGAACACGATGACGAAAAGGACGAAGCGGAGGCAAACCCCGATGCTACCTACAGTAGTAACGCCTGCAGtttgaaaaggagaagaccCAATTCGCTTTCCTTAAATGATGGAAGCCCCCCAGTTAGTGACCAAAAGAAGGTCAATAGGGGTATCCAAAACGATATCACAAACTTCCAGATGAACAAACGAAAAGAATCTCGCAATATTCAGGAGCCCATTTTAGAAGaacatgaaaaagaaaaccagTGCCCTTGCTGTGACCTCAAAGGTAACGTCCCCCTAGccataaaagaaatagacGTTAATCGAAAAGGGATGGATTATCAATTCCTGAGAGAACAAGAAATGATGGGCCATTTCAACAGTAACGTCATTAAACCTataagcacaaaaaatggaaacttaGAGGAGAGACGGAATTACGAAATATTAATGCATTGTGCTCATGGGGACTTGAAAAGATTACTTCAAAATTTATTAAtccacagaaaaaaagaatttgaaaaaagaaaaaaaattaacaaaattttgaaacTAATACATATCATTTTTGGcgaaaaatacaaatgctacaaaaatgaaaataaaggagaataTACTTGTATAGGTCTATGCTatcaaaaattaaaaaatgtaaaaatgaagttaaATAACATCATAGTAGAGGTAGAATTACCCACACTGGACTTGATATATGACAGCATAAATGCGTACAATTGTGGACTAACCGAACTGGAGTGTaaattcctcttcttccaaaTAGCCAACGGAATTAGCTTCCTCCAAACATGCCACCAATCTAACATAATACGCTTAACAGACGTTAAGTTGCAGAACATTTTGGTGTTTACAAATgatcaaaatatttttaatccCTTCAAGTGgcatttgtgcatttccGATTTTGGCTGTTCGGTAATGGAATATGCAACTTATCACCTTGAAAATTTGAGAGGATGCACAGAACAGTACAAAATTGACGTACGTCAGTGGAAGCAGGAGTTAATCAATCAGCTCTCTTCGTTCTTCCAAGGAACAGTTTACACTATGGCACCTGAAGGCTTATGCTACGATCATAAGGGAAATTTTAGACATTCACAATATAACCCGTTAATGTATTTTTATGagcaaaattttggaaaCATCGATGACAGATTTGCAGAGCTTCAAAAATCCGTAACAGGCGCGTTGGGCAATGTgggtaaagaaaaagggcTTAATAAAAATTCGCGCACAAACTTTTATTGCAGTGCTAAGGAGAACACGCAAGACAAGCAAAACGCACCTCAAGGAAATCCTGATGGTTCTAACAATGCTAAGGTGAACACGCAAGACAAGCAAAACATACCTCTAGGAAATCCTGATGGTGCTAACAATGCTAAGGTGAACACGCAAGACAAGCAAAACATACCTCAAGGAAATCCTGATGGTTCTAACAATGCTAAtggcgaaatggaaaaagaaaagaatgcaCCCAGTGAGAAAGATCCTTCACAAAAGAAAGAGCTACCCTCGGAAAAAGGCAACACGGAACAGGCAGGTAACGAAAAGTGCAAAGGGAAAGATCACTCCAACGTGAAAGACCAAGAGAAAGATAAAATGAAAGATCAATCGAACGATCAAGGGAAAGCTAAAGGACAAAGCGAAGTGCAGAGCAAAAAGGGCCAAaatgaaagcaaaaaaaagatgaacaaCACCTCAACGGAATACTTCCCCTTCGACGCAAGATGCGACAGCTGGGCCTTAGGAATCATCCTAGCCGATTTAGGGAAATGCGGAATGGGTTCTTACGATTATATAGCATCAGAAAATTTCAGAGCAAGCTACATTAACTGTTTGGCGAACAGCAAAAATGTGGACCTAAATAGCATAGTAATGAACGACTTGAATTTCTCAGAGGGTGAAGAAGTTTTTTATCTGCAGTGTATAATGCACTACTACGACATTACCAGCTTGGAGTGGGGTGATGAATGTTTAGAAAATGAGGAGCTAAAAATGCGTGAACGCAAAGGGGACGAACCCAAAAGTGGGAGCACTACAGAAGAGAGGGGTGCCAACAACGGGGGTAATGCACCAAACAAAGCAGAAAACAAAGCAGCAAAcaaagaagcaaacaaagCAGTGAACAACGCAGTGGGCAATTTGGAAAACCGCCCTAGAGACAACGCCATCGCGCAAGACATGTACCAAGGTACGGACAagccaaggggaaaaagacaCAGAGACCACAGGTGCTCACCAGGCAGAAGCAACTCCTCTAAGCATCATTCGAAGAGGGCCAAAGGGATGGAAATCAAACTTGAGGATAATGTAAACGATTTTTCAAAGCAAAGTAAAGGAAACCTAGCCTTTAGAAGAAATGATCCCAGAAATGAACCCAGAAATGACGAAGAAAAGAATCACATCGAGGGAAACAATTCGGaacaggggaagaaaaacaaaacagatgatgacgacgattCTGAAGACCTAGAGTTATTTACAGACCTATACCGGGAGTTCGTCTTAAAATACAAAGATCTAGTAAAAGAAGATAAACTTCCATATCTAAAACAAGAGTTTGTGAATTATTTTAAggataataaatatatgataactggaaaaaatatagaaaaaaaaatcctatTCCTCTTTCTAATAATTAATAACAACCTAATGTACAGTGACGACAACGAGTAtcactccttccttaaaaCCGATATAGCCATAAGGAACATCGGGTCAggcattttcaaatttagggacaaaggagaaaaagaaaaatatctcGTAGACTTTAGAGCCAACTTACATAAGGAACACATGAATGGAAACAAGGACTACTGGCATAGTCGATTGACCAATAAATATTTGGCctacattttaaaagaaatttgtcataaaaatttttgtgatagaaaaaaaaatataaaaagatgTTTCAGCAGATTTGAGTACCCCCTATATTATAGTAATGACTACTGGAATTTATTGACTCTACTTTTGAATTATGTTCCTTATGAAAGATTACTATCCTCTGAAGTTCTTGGGCACGATTTTTTCTCAAAtccaagtgaaaaaattaaacacatCGTAGCTACTGCAGACGATGATTCTCTAGACTTGTTTTCCCAAAAAGAATTGTTGTATGTCATAAGGAAGAATTACGTccaagaaaagaaggagaacaaataTGTCTGCAATCCTTTTCTacggaaaaatgaagataaaaCTGCAACAGAGGAAAGCGAATCCAACATGGGAGACAAATCTCTTCAGTTGCGTTCAAACAAAGGGATTTCAAGCAACTGCGTAACAAAGTCTGTAGAAAGACGAGTCAGTgcaggaagagaaaaagaaagaaacttGTCAAAAATGAGTTGCACCGTGGGAAGTGAAAAGAATGCCAATCAGCAAAAGAAACATATGACGTCTCTGCACAACATCATCACTGAACACATGAAAAACAGGTGCGATTTTTGCGACAAGGTAAAGGACTGTCTAAATTACAGAAACGTTCTGGAGAAAATCAACAAGCTGGAAAACTCCCTTTTAACGGTTAACCAAAGGGACCAAAGAGATGTGAGTAGAACGTGGGGAACAAATGCACCTGTAAGAAGTACACAAAATTGGCGCCAACGAAGCATCTGCAACAATGTGTATTATTTCCTAAACGAAGCGTCCATTTTTGCCCAGCTCACTAAATTAGACATATTCATGAAGGAGCACCTACCATTCGAGCATCTGTACCTGCCCATGTGCAatgaaaaaacgaacaaggATAAATTACAAGTGAACTTCTTCTTCAAGCCAATGTACTTTTATTCCCTCCCATACAAAATTATACACGCATGGTATACAGGCCCCCTGCACATTTACTTGAATCACCCAGGCATTCCTGATTACATCAACTCCATATGTTTAAGAGAATCGCATactttaagaaggaaagaaattcaTTTTTGGAATTGTGAAAATATCGTTATGCAAAGTGCACTGAAACTTAAGCGGCTTTTAAACTGTTCCGATGATTTCCTCTGTACCCCTTATGTGTCCCATATAATAGGAAAGCATTTGCTAATTAAGAAGCAACTCCTTTTAAAAGAtcttcataaaaaagaagaaaatgcctaa